CGATAGCGTCGCGTGACGATGCGTTCAGTTTATTCTGCATAGATTCCTTACTCCCTGTCCCATGCCACACTACGACCTACCGCGTTTCCCCCCAATAGGGCGGTTGTACTGCCTAGCCCTGTCCTCTTGGGCGGTGTTCAGCAGATGGTGCCATTAGTCAGACGGGTGGGTTGAATACTTGCGCGACTCGCGCCCGCACACCTCCATAGGTATCGCGACCCGACCCGTTGAAGCTTTCCCAGGAGCCTCGAATACCCGACGCCTCCGTCGTGTCTCAGACGGCTTGAGACGCCGCGCGCCGCTCGGGGTCAGAGACATGGCTTTCTTCCGCACACTCGTAGCTTGGCTCGGTGCCATCGTTCTGACGGCAATCAATTGGACCTTGCGGATCAAATTCCACAACGATCCACGAGCGGCGTTGAAGGCCTCGAGCCGCGGATACATTTACGCCATTCTTCACGCCCATCAGCTTACCGCTGGAATGAATCACGGAGAGAAAGCGTGTGCCGCCATGGTCTCGCGCTCGGCAGACGGTGATCTCCTCATCCCCTTGTGCAGATTGCATCGCATCACCCCCGTTCGTGGCTCGTCGCAAAAAAAAGGCAAGAACAAGGGCGGCCGCGGGGCCCTGGCGGAACTGATCGATTTTGTTTCCGCCAACAAGCCATGCACGATGGCCGTTGACGGACCACGGGGTCCCCGGGGTGTCGTCAAGGCGGGTGTGGTTGAGATCGCCCAGGCAACGGGAGCACTGATTCTCCCGGTGGTCGCCGTCCCCAGCGGCCGGTGGGTTCTCAGTCGAACCTGGGACCGCTTCCAGATTCCCAAGCCGTTTGCGCGGGTTGTGTTTGCCTTCGGTGCACCCATCACCGCTGACAACAGCTCATCGCCCCATGAACTCTGCCTTCAAGTGAGCCGGAGCCTCGCGGATCTGGAGCGTCTCCACGACCCAGATGAGTCAAAGATCCACTCCGAGGCAGCTGAGTCCATCGGCCTCATTCGTGCC
This is a stretch of genomic DNA from Gemmatimonadota bacterium. It encodes these proteins:
- a CDS encoding DUF374 domain-containing protein, translating into MAFFRTLVAWLGAIVLTAINWTLRIKFHNDPRAALKASSRGYIYAILHAHQLTAGMNHGEKACAAMVSRSADGDLLIPLCRLHRITPVRGSSQKKGKNKGGRGALAELIDFVSANKPCTMAVDGPRGPRGVVKAGVVEIAQATGALILPVVAVPSGRWVLSRTWDRFQIPKPFARVVFAFGAPITADNSSSPHELCLQVSRSLADLERLHDPDESKIHSEAAESIGLIRAAPPSRSRSEISDRPR